A section of the Humulus lupulus chromosome 2, drHumLupu1.1, whole genome shotgun sequence genome encodes:
- the LOC133819211 gene encoding sugar transport protein 13-like — protein MAGGFAVSSSGAEFEAKITPIVIISCIMAATGGLMFGYDVGVSGGVTSMPEFLKKFFPVVYRKTTMEHLDSNYCKYDNQGLQLFTSSLYLAGLTATFFASYTTRKLGRRLTMLIAGVFFIIGTIFNAAAENLAMLITGRILLGCGVGFANQAVPVFLSEIAPTRIRGGLNILFQLNVTIGILFANLVNYGTAKIKGGWGWRLSLGLAGIPACLLTIGALLVVDTPNSLIERGHLEKGKEVLRKIRGTDNIEPEFNELVEASRIAKAVKHPFRNLLKRKNRPQLIISVALQIFQQFTGINAIMFYAPVLFNTLGFGGDASLYSAVITGAVNVLSTVVSIYSVDKVGRRMLLLEAGVQMFLSQLVIAIILGLKLSDNSENLGKGYAILVVVMVCTYVSSFAWSWGPLGWLIPSEIFPLETRSAGQSVTVCVNLLFTFVIAQAFLSMLCHFKFGIFLFFSGWVLIMSFFVLFLLPETKNISIEEMTERVWKQHWFWKRFMDDDDDVVVKVSDNKNGAY, from the exons ATGGCCGGAGGGTTTGCAGTTTCGTCCTCCGGGGCGGAGTTTGAGGCCAAGATTACGCCGATCGTCATTATATCATGTATAATGGCAGCCACCGGAGGCCTCATGTTTGGCTACGACGTTGGTGTTTCAG GTGGTGTAACATCTATGCCGGAATTCTTGAAAAAATTCTTTCCGGTGGTTTATAGAAAAACGACAATGGAACATCTGGATAGCAATTACTGTAAGTACGACAACCAAGGGCTACAACTGTTCACGTCGTCGCTCTACCTGGCTGGCTTGACCGCCACATTCTTTGCCTCCTACACCACCAGAAAGCTCGGCAGAAGGCTAACCATGTTGATCGCCGGCGTCTTCTTCATCATCGGCACCATTTTCAACGCCGCCGCTGAAAATCTCGCCATGCTCATCACTGGCAGGATCTTACTTGGTTGTGGTGTTGGCTTTGCTAATCAG GCTGTACCAGTATTCCTTTCTGAGATTGCTCCCACAAGAATTCGAGGTGGACTAAACATATTGTTCCAACTTAATGTCACCATTGGAATTCTCTTCGCAAATCTTGTGAATTACGGCACTGCCAA AATCAAAGGAGGATGGGGATGGAGATTGTCATTGGGTTTGGCCGGTATCCCTGCATGTCTTCTAACCATTGGTGCCCTTTTAGTTGTGGACACTCCCAACAGTCTTATAGAACGTGGTCACTTAGAGAAAGGAAAAGAAGTACTAAGAAAGATCCGAGGAACTGACAACATCGAGCCCGAGTTCAATGAACTCGTCGAGGCTAGCCGCATAGCTAAAGCAGTAAAGCACCCTTTTAGAAACCTCCTCAAGCGTAAGAACCGTCCCCAACTCATCATTTCTGTAGCCCTTCAG ATCTTCCAACAGTTCACGGGTATCAATGCAATCATGTTCTATGCACCAGTGTTGTTCAACACATTAGGGTTCGGTGGCGATGCTTCCCTTTACTCAGCTGTCATAACCGGAGCTGTTAACGTCCTATCCACCGTTGTTTCCATCTACTCAGTTGACAAAGTTGGGCGTCGCATGCTGTTGTTGGAGGCTGGTGTTCAGATGTTCTTATCCCAACTGGTAATAGCCATTATATTAGGTCTAAAGTTGTCAGACAACTCGGAAAACCTCGGCAAGGGTTACGCAATCCTAGTGGTTGTTATGGTGTGTACCTACGTGTCATCCTTCGCCTGGTCCTGGGGGCCACTCGGCTGGCTCATTCCGAGTGAAATTTTCCCACTCGAGACTCGCTCTGCCGGTCAGAGTGTCACTGTTTGTGTCAACTTGCTCTTCACCTTCGTCATAGCTCAGGCTTTTCTTTCCATGCTTTGTCATTTCAAGTTCGGAATCTTCTTGTTCTTCTCTGGATGGGTTCTGATCATGTCCTTCTTCGTCTTGTTTTTGTTGCCTGAGACTAAAAACATTTCCATTGAGGAGATGACTGAAAGAGTTTGGAAGCAACATTGGTTTTGGAAGAGGTTtatggatgatgatgatgatgttgttgTCAAAGTAAGTGACAATAAAAATGGTGCTTACTAA